One Scophthalmus maximus strain ysfricsl-2021 chromosome 1, ASM2237912v1, whole genome shotgun sequence genomic region harbors:
- the LOC118309475 gene encoding uncharacterized protein LOC118309475, translating to MFKFVLLILTVSGLHAVPIAAPRGLQKTSSSLQLPDGFQQDDRLADIRQPIPDRFRQGTELSRRFLLDLNAHLVQDNINEVDIRPSLGNGFGEMQRRHWLTDEIPVDVPAQKSGGGGWVRVEEPSAPHLPDGFRQGTEPVMSIPDGFRQGTEPVMSIPDGFRQGTEPVMSIPDGFRQGTEPVMSIPDGFRQGTEPVMPIPDGFKQGTEPVMSIPDGYRQGTEPVMSIPDGYRQGTEPVMWIPHGFRQGTEPIRKGIEPVMSASDSLRLAEPLRAIPAGFRQGTEPVHKVPEGFRQGTEPLRPIPDGFRQGTEPVMPIPDGFRQGTEPVMPIPDGFRQGTEPVMSIPDGFRQGTEPVMWIPHGFRQGTEPIRKGIKPVMSASDSLRLAEPLRAIPAGFRQGTEPVHKVPEGFRQGTEPLRPIPDGFRQGTEPSRPSIPDGFRQGTEPSAPRIQTKVVACRGEVINRRCYEFNSTPMTFEDAQIVCHARALNAELASVTSGDLQSRLVSLVTNGGENNPVLTWLGGMVKNLRASWEDGSEWGYSDWMPGHPNINTDKPVCLEMFQIDESWWTAADCELKRASVCSYPISA from the exons ATGTTCAAGTTCGTGCTGCTGATCCTGACTGTGTCAG GCCTCCACGCCGTCCCCATCGCAGCCCCGAGAGGTTTGCAGAAGACATCTTCATCCCTCCAGCTCCCCGATGGCTTCCAGCAGGACGACAGACTCGCCGACATCCGTCAACCCATTCCAGACCGCTTCAGACAAGGTACCGAGCTCTCCAGAAGGTTCCTCTTAGACCTCAACGCTCACCTGGTGCAAGACAACATCAATGAGGTGGACATCCGCCCCTCTCTTGGGAATGGATTTGGGGAGATGCAGAGAAGACACTGGCTGACGGATGAGA TCCCTGTTGATGTTCCAGCTCAGAAGAGCGGTGGCGGTGGTTGGGTGAGGGTGGAGGAACCGTCTGCACCTCATCTTCCAGATGGTTTCAGACAGGGCACCGAACCCGTGATGTCGATCCCAGATGGTTTCAGACAGGGAACCGAGCCCGTGATGTCGATCCCAGATGGTTTCAGACAGGGAACCGAGCCCGTGATGTCGATCCCAGATGGTTTCAGACAGGGAACCGAGCCTGTGATGTCGATCCCAGATGGTTTCAGACAGGGAACCGAGCCCGTGATGCCGATCCCAGATGGTTTCAAACAGGGAACCGAGCCCGTGATGTCGATCCCAGATGGTTACAGACAGGGAACCGAGCCCGTGATGTCGATCCCAGATGGTTACAGACAGGGAACCGAGCCCGTGATGTGGATCCCACATGGTTTCAGGCAAGGAACTGAGCCTATTAGAAAGGGAATCGAACCTGTGATGTCTGCCTCAGATAGTCTAAGGCTAGCAGAACCTTTGAGGGCTATTCCAGCTGGTTTCAGACAGGGAACGGAACCTGTTCATAAGGTCCCAGAGGGGTTTAGGCAGGGAACCGAACCCTTAAGGCCCATCCCAGATGGTTTCAGACAGGGAACCGAGCCCGTGATGCCGATCCCAGATGGTTTCAGACAAGGAACCGAGCCCGTGATGCCGATCCCAGATGGTTTCAGACAGGGAACCGAGCCCGTGATGTCGATCCCAGATGGTTTCAGACAGGGAACCGAGCCCGTGATGTGGATCCCACATGGTTTCAGGCAAGGAACTGAGCCTATTAGAAAGGGAATCAAACCTGTGATGTCTGCCTCAGATAGTCTAAGGCTAGCAGAACCTTTGAGGGCTATTCCAGCTGGTTTCAGACAGGGAACGGAACCTGTTCATAAGGTCCCAGAGGGGTTTAGGCAGGGAACCGAACCCTTAAGGCCCATCCCAGATGGATTCAGACAGGGAACCGAACCCTCCAGGCCGAGTATCCCAGATGGATTCAGGCAGGGAACCGAACCCTCGGCCCCTAGGATCCAAACAAAGGTAGTGGCATGTAGGGGGGAGGTCATCAACAGGCGCTGCTACGAGTTCAACTCCACACCGATGACTTTCGAGGATGCACAG ATCGTCTGCCATGCTCGTGCACTAAATGCTGAGCTTGCGTCTGTAACCAGTGGCGATCTCCAATCCCGCCTGGTTTCCCTGGTGACCAACGGCGGTGAGAACAACCCTGTGTTGACCTGGCTGGGAGGCATGGTCAAG AACCTGAGGGCATCATGGGAAGACGGGTCAGAGTGGGGTTACAGTGACTGGATGCCCGGCCACCCCAACATTAACACTGACAAACCCGTCTGTCTGGAGATGTTCCAGATTG ATGAGAGCTGGTGGACGGCCGCTGACTGTGAGCTGAAGAGAGCGTCTGTCTGCTCGTACCCGATCTCTGCGTGA